Below is a genomic region from Bacillota bacterium.
TAGTGATGGGCGGCTTCCACGGCCACCCACCGCACGGTGGCGTTGCCCGTCTTGGTCAGCGGTCCCCGCCGGACCCTGCCGGCGCTGGACGCCTCGCTGCACACCAGCCCAGAGTAACCCATGAGCTCCCTGGCGCTCCGGAAGCGGCCGATGTCCCCCAACTCTGCCACCAGGGTCGCCGCCGAGATCAGCTTCACCCCCCTCAGCGCCTGCAGCTCCCTCACGGTCCCAGCCAGGGGACCCTCCCGTGCTGCCCGCTCGATCTCCGCCTCAAGCCGCCCGAGCAGTTCCTCCGCCCGGCGCACGGCCTGAAGCTGCTCCCTGAGCACCAGGGTCTGGGCCACCGTCGGCAGCTGGAGGGCCTCCAGCCACTTCCAGTACCCGCGGCCCCAGCTCTTCACCCCCTCGGGCGGGTACATCCCCAGCCGCAAGAGGAACTTGCCGACCCGGTTCCGATGGCGCTGCAGGTCCTGCCGTGCTGCCTGCCTCGCGCGAGTCAGATCCCGTAACCCCTCGTGCTCCACGCCGGGAACCCACACCGGAGATAGTTCCCCGCTGCGCAAGAGACCGGCCAACTTCCCAGCATCCCTCCGGTCCGTCTTCACACGGTCCCCGGGCTTCTGGGGGATCAGCGACGGCGCCACCACGACGCAGCTGATCCCAGCCTCGGTGAGCTTCCGATACAGCACATACCCGCACGGCCCCGCCTCGTAGCAGCAGTGCAGCCGGTCAAAGGGGCCCAGCTTCCTGAGTGTCTTAAGCACGACCGCCACCTTGTTCGGGATCAGTCCCCACACCTCGGGCTTGCTGCCCCCTCGCACGTACGCCACCGCGATGGTCTCCTTGTGCACGTCCATCCCAACGTAT
It encodes:
- a CDS encoding IS110 family transposase; this encodes MDVHKETIAVAYVRGGSKPEVWGLIPNKVAVVLKTLRKLGPFDRLHCCYEAGPCGYVLYRKLTEAGISCVVVAPSLIPQKPGDRVKTDRRDAGKLAGLLRSGELSPVWVPGVEHEGLRDLTRARQAARQDLQRHRNRVGKFLLRLGMYPPEGVKSWGRGYWKWLEALQLPTVAQTLVLREQLQAVRRAEELLGRLEAEIERAAREGPLAGTVRELQALRGVKLISAATLVAELGDIGRFRSARELMGYSGLVCSEASSAGRVRRGPLTKTGNATVRWVAVEAAHHYRHLPKVSLDLKRRQEGCSEAAKEIAWKAQGRLNRRYRRLAGRGLPTPKVVAAVARELLGFIWAIARLAAGEGRAEAAVG